Below is a window of Chaetodon trifascialis isolate fChaTrf1 chromosome 17, fChaTrf1.hap1, whole genome shotgun sequence DNA.
TTGACAGTCTTGCTAACAAGtcctcttgtttgttttcaacatTTAGATGTGTTATAGGGAACTAAGGTTGGGCAGTATGATGTATACAGTATACACGGTGAAGgtagaaatgtgtccactgCTAGAGATTTGGCAATACTGTTTCCACCATGGGAGCTATCTGTTAAGATGTATTTACACATGATCATTCAGTGCCTGTACTGCTGTGCTGCTACACAGCGATCAAGTGGGCCTGTTGATGACAATGCACAGAGTTTATCTGCTTAGTagtgttttcttcttgtttgcATATTGCTTTCCACTCTTGCTGAAATTGCGGACATGTCCAAAAACATGTAGTATTGATATCAACATGCAAACAGTCATCATTACAGAGGAGCTGTACTACGTGTAAGAACGGGCAACACTGGACAACATCTGGACCTGATTCTATGGACACTGTCCAGAGTTCATATGAGAAAACGGCTTTAGTGTCTGTGCTATATATTCAGGGCAGCATGATGTCCAATCGAGCTGCCTCACAAGGTCACGTGATTGGAACAGCACTGCTTACCACCTGACCTGAGAGTGACAGTTGATGATGATCGTGCATCTCTACTGCATATCTATTATTTGGAACTTTAAAGCTTCCATTTTGAAAGACAGTTGGTTTTACTGGTCTGAGTCTCTTTTTTGAAAGTCAAATGTTGTCTCATGTgaagcagttgtttttgtttgtgtggaagATCCAAATATAAGAAGCCAATCAAATGGGATGAAGTGTGGTACACTATAGTTATAATAAACTATTTCTTCATTGAATTTATATATAACAGCATATACTATACGGAATAATATATACTGTTTCCATGATATGAAATTACATATATGGTGGTATAGGAGTTTGTCCATATCAAGTGGAATCAAAAGTATTCAAATCCAGGAATTACTGCACTGCAATGCAGCAGTTGATATTTGTTACTCCTGTGCTCGTTAAGTTAAAATGACAGCTGTGAATTTCAACTTCATTTCACATTAATAGTGGTGGTAAACTATTTGAATTGTGTATGCACAGAACTACAAATATCAGTTTTTGACACTGCTGACTTCTAAAGCAAAAGTGTAAAATCATCTTCCCTACAGAAGGAAATGATTTGTCATcatgctgctcctctgtgtatCTGCTGCAGGTTAGCAGGTTGATGTACTCACTGTATTCAGTCAGCGTTCTGTCATCCTGGAGCACTCTGCCTTGGTAGATGAGCCTCTGCTTGTCTACTGGGATCTCCACTGATGATGCTATGTGCTCCTTGAACTGCTTCACTGTCAGCTGTGGGACAGCACACAATGAACTACCTGTCACTGAAAcgggagaagaagagaggagtcTGCATATGGCAGTCTTATAAGCATTACCTCGCCTCTAACTTTGTAGCTCCTGCTCTGGGAGTCCAGAGTCTTCACGGTGACTTCAATCATGCCGCTGGACTCCATATTCCACAACGtctacaataataataataaagttagAGATGTAATTAAGTGTTAGCCAGCTGAAGTGTAAACGATTATTGTTCATTGGAGATTCTCTTTAATATGAGAAACGTGAGAAAGACGAGCCAAGCTGCATCTACGTCATAAAGCTAGTAACCTTTATCCGCATTCATACTAGTAAATGTGGCAAAATGATCAGGCAGTACCTAGTTACAGACAGCTCCACAGCCTTGTTGTTATTAGCCtaactaacgttagctaaccCAGTCACCGGGAGACTAAAAGGGCTAACGAGCTAATCTCCCGTAGGAAGCTGGTTGTCGTCGGTCAGCGGAAAATCGGTTATAGGTCCtgctttgatttttgatttgaaGTCTGCCAGAATAAACCACGACCTGGCAAACTGTACGCCTAACGAGCCTCTTGATTAGGCAGTGGGCACATTCAGATTGATCCGGTAGCCTACAAgcttaaaataaaacactgctcTGAATGCACCGACAAAGGACCCGGATGACGTCAGGGGAAGCGTCCGTTTCATGCCTGAGCGCTTCTGTTTTTTGATAGCTGTCCCTTTGGCAAAGTGTACAGTTCATTGTAAAAAGTATTCAGATGTTGAACGACGTGCTGATTATTTATACTTGCACTTCAGTATCTGATTATGTATAgagaaaagtacaaaaaacTAAGTATTCAtccttcttcctttcttctttttttctttttcttcttattattatcatcatcgttgttgttgttgttgttgctactgcttcttttgttgttatgagtagtagtagtagccCTAGTGGCAGAATTAGAAAATTAGGGTTATTGCATTACAGAAAGTGGGATGGATTGTGTTTccctattctattctattctattctattctattctattctattctattctattcctTCTTGTCATCAGTGAACTGTAGCTTGTCTCAGTAGGTTATTGTGGGTTTTCAAGGACACACCTCACATTACCCAGTGTAGGAgcgcgcgtgcatgcgtgcgcgcgcgtgtgtgagagagtgtgtgtacacCAGGCTGCGAGCGGCTCTTCGCATGAAATCTTAGTCTGGTCTGACGGACAAGTTCAGACAGAAGTGAAGGTGTGGCAGCAGTCATGTGGAGGAGGGCCATCTGTGGCATTCAAGTGTCACGGGGGAAACTTTATGGAACTTTTCCTGATGCGTGTCTTCATTCCGTGAACCCTTTCAGTGAATGTCTGTGGGCATTAGTGTAGAGGACGGGAGGTCTGAGTCCGTGCAGCTCCCTGAGTCAAGAGCAAGTCCGaagacagcaacagcagcaggagcgtCGCAGGTTGGGTTTCGCTTTCTTTGGGGACCTGGGATCGACATTGCTGAGCATTCGGTTCATGCTCATGTTGCTCATAAGATCCAGAGGAACCAAGCGATCTGTCATGAAGACAGCTCAATGACCAGTGGACGCTGAAGAGGTAAACAGGCAGAAGCGTCAGTTCACCACGGTTGAGTATGGGTACTGAAGTACCATGAATGAATGCCGTATTGAGTCCAAATATCAGACACTGCCGTTTGGTGAGCAAAGGTCTGTAGGAGCTGGATGTCTTGAAATGAACCGACACGATCGAGCAGAGTAAAATGGCACAGTGGTTGCATTCAGGACCACTTCCTCATATGATGACAGTTAATCCGTCCAGTAACAGCAATGACAGAGCTTGTTTTACTCATAATGTATGGCAACATTTTGACCTCTCGTAATATTTATTCACCATTTTATGCTTTTTCTATAGTGTGCGGCATTTCTAATAATTCATCTGCCTTTTTCGTCGCTTGATTGACAAGGGCTTCCATAGTAATTAGGAACAAGTTTCTTAGTTGTAACTTAAATTGTGTAAGAAGAAGTTATTATGAGCATGTTTGCCTCCGAAATGCGGTATTATTTGTCAAAAGTATTTTGCATTCTCTCATTTGTTGTTACCAATTGTGCTGGATTGACAGtaaaatcactgagctgcatgtgtctgtgtctgtgtctgtgtatatgttggaAGTACATCTTGTGGAAAGAGAATCCCTTCCTTATATGCCTTGTAAATCCCAAAACGTCTTAAATTAAGATTAAGGTGAAAACCTTTTTTCTCTGAGTACGAACAGTAATGTGGAGATATCTATTGTGTCTGTGACcaatttttcttttcaattttattgtctctgctttcttttaCAGGCTGTGCTTCACTGCAGGTCTTCACTGCTCTGATCTCTTCTTTTACTCATAACCCTTTTAACTAATTTCTGTTCTTTATATTTTTCACCCTTTTGCAGTACTTCCCTTTTCTACCCTTCATCACTTCTCATACAGCTACCATGCGTAGATTCAGCTCTGAGGGATCCCTCCTGGATCTTGACTTTCTCCCATGGAAGAGGGTGGCATTACAGAAACCAGATTATGAGGAGAACCAGGAATCTGGCACCTACACTCCTCACATGGAGGAAGATGAGCTGGATGGGAGGTCAGCCGGTCCCACCATCCAGGAGCCCAGAGCGAGTCCTGGTGACGCAGGGAAGAAGGCGCTGACAAAGGAGCACAGTGTCAGTGTAGAGAACCTGAGTGAGCTGGGCAAACAGGACAAGAACCACCTTGGAGTGTGTGTCATCAGTGAAGGCTGCAGGGCCTACAGTGACAGCCAGCTGGCCCCAGCAGCCCAGGGCAGCACAGAGAGTGTAGAGAGAGATGATCTGCCTTCCACATCCCCTTCATCATCCCCCAGCCCCATCCTCTTCAAATCTCAGCACTGGCACCACCATAAACCCAAACTGTCTGCCGCTAAGCTGCACCTCAAGAGTTTGTTTGGGCAGGTGGGACACAAGTTAAGTTTGTACTGTTGAGCAGCATATAGGCAGGTTCTTAAAAAGTGCTAAACCGAGTTTAGATTATCCATATTAAAGATTTGTACTGCATTATAGCCCATTTGGTACAAATGGAACCTGCAGAGTTGGTGATAagatgcctgtgaatattctcattcatccaggtcattgtaagcttcagggcattaAATCGtttgcaactggactttgtcagtttgtcttggaagatgtttcgcctctcatccgagcaggcttcatcagttcatgcgcaaCAAACTAcataggacagctctagtctggTTGGTGATAACTCTCTATGGGTTTAACGCTATAACAGCCACTTTAATAACTGCTCATAGTGATAAAATCCATTATTAACATGAAATTTTAATATAGCTCCTTTAAAAAACTGGTTTAACTTAACTCAGTAGTTAAATTTAAGATTTTAAGCCAGCACAAACATAATGTCATTCAAGTGCCATGGCTGAAATCTCATAGCTACTGAGTTCCCATGTTAACAGGCTGTGACAGTTGGTACTCAATGTGCTGATGGTGACCATGTGGTATGTTTGAAAGCTTCGGAAAAAGCCATTAAATGTAACTTGAGCTGGGATTGATTTGTCAAACTATGATCACTTTTCAAATAACAACTGCAAATGAGAGTTCTATATGTATGTAGGTCTGGTTGTGTGATTTATTCACATAGTTCTGACCACCAAAAATGGTCATCCAGACTGCCAAAAGGTTCTGCATTATTTTCCACTGTTCCACCACTTTCGACCATATTAATAGGTGGGCTCTGATCTAGGCCGTGGTGGATGTTGCCTTGCTGTACTTCAGAGGGCATTGCATACAAGCAATGTTGGCAGTTTCTGGAGATATGTTGGTCTATTGCACAGAATTACTGGATTTTCTCAAACAACTGTTCCAATGAACATCATAAACTTGAACTAGAATCCAGAACATGAGAAAGATGTCCGGTTAACATTGTCCTGTCTGTTTCAGAGTCCTCATTCCTCAAACTCCAACCTGTTCAGCACAGAACAAAAAGACAGGTAAGAACACATTTTTGTGTGGGTAATTATTGCTGATTGATAGAAATTATCTCAAGCAAAAtagcatctgtctgtctctcttaaAGTTCCATTTCATCCTGAGTCAGTATTTTTTAATCTTGTAAGATTGTTGTGAAGTCAGACAATGTCCTGACCTTTATTTTGAGAACCCACTGACATGTGATGATAGCAGTATCTTTTGGTAAGTTCTCCTTTGGCTGACGTCTGCTCCGTCTTCCTGTCCTTATGTGATTCTGGTCTGCAGTGCCACAGAGAGGAGGTCTCGCCTGCTCTTCATGCGTCAGTGGAGTCAGATGGGCCATGGTAGGAAGAGGAAGATCAGTCGAGAGGAGCTTGAAAAATGGGCAGGGTCCCTGAACGCCCTGCTGGCCAGCCAAAGTGagtgttgttttgttctgaGATTCAGATTTTATGTAGCCAAACACTTCTTGGGGGCAGAATTCACTTTAATGGTCAGTGAAAGCGTTGATTTTAGGAAGTAAAAAATGAGGTAGGAAATACTGTAAATTCAACGGATACGGATACAGCTGTAAGGATTCCTTTGTGACGCTGAAAACTCTGCAGGGTACCTTTTAACTGATGGTAGACGATAGCACTCCACTCCACACACCCTGACATTTAACTGACTAACCACTTCTGCCTCAAAGAAATGTTTGTGCAACTAAAAGTCAAATCTTTCTCAAGTTCCCCCTGCTTTTATCCGAACTCACATGTCGCCGCAGTCATGTTGACATCCAAGCCGACGTCACTGGTTACTGTGTGCTTTGTAATAAAGCTAAAAGAGCAGCACTTCCCCTTACCCTGCTGCTTCTATGTATAGAACACATAGTAAACACCAAGACCGTCACAAATCATTGCCATAACAGAGTCTGTGTAAAAGACTCTTCAGATAGAGGACATGTGaccagtcagacattaacaagGATTATGGTTTCAACATTGTATGATGAGGAAACCTGCTCATTTGCACAAGTAGATTCCTTAATCACTTCTCTGTTTCCTAGTTGAATTGCTTCTCTTGGTGTATTTCAGTATCCTCCAGTGTCTAATGACATACTCTCATTGTCACCCATATCAACAAAACCAGGGCAGGTCCTGATTACACCCTGATAACACAGACAGCACTATGGTTATTTTGAATGCCAAAGAATGTTTCCATTCACTTCTCTGCTTTAGAGATTacagtgtttctgcatgttgTAGCTCATTTACTTAATGATGCACTTAACATTATTGCTTATCATCATTGCTTATCATTATTTCTGAGAGCATGCTCTGGAGTTTTTGGAATGTGCTGTTCATACCTACCAGGCAGCCactggtttccattcatttcaccATGGTATGAAAAACAACTTGCTGACGCTTTTGACTTGCTTGAGTTAAAGTGCTAGAATTTAAAGGGATACTCCAAAGTCAGTTTATTAGTCATGGTGAGTCATACTCAGTCTGAGAAAGTGAGTGCCATAGGCCAAGGTAGAGCTCTTCAGTGGTCCACTCAGGTCCCTAGGAGTGCTACACTGATAAATTGGCCTTGCTGATATACAGTATTGGCCAGTACTAGCTTACCGCAgatgtgtgcatctgtttcaGCATGTATGTTGGCAAATAAGTAGAAGAAATGTCAGAACAGAAATTTAtttgaggtcatttagaaaCAGTCTCTATTACATACTTTCTCCACCAAAGGGCATGAATTAGAGTCATTATCATTCCTCTTTATTCTTATAGATTGTATAATGTCCCACTCACATATCTTGGTCACAATTCTTAaaaagtttgtctttgtgtaaaAAATTGACTCAGaaataatttttatttatttatttttttttaactctgacATATCACCCAGAACCTGACAGGGCCAAATAATATCCAGTCTAATAAGGTTATGGAAGTTCAGTTCTAAATCACTCACTGTGCCCTCTGTTCTTCTGTCAAAATATAATTGTTATTTGTGCTGATGAAGAATTCGAAATTACCACACAATAACATAAGTCTAATCCCATTACTGACGTCTAGATAAACAACTCGATGGGACTTCCAGACAGCTGAGATTTATGGtggatctctctctcttaaGTGCTCTGTGTCCTCTGATTCACTTTTATCGGCTGTCACGGTATAACATCAGAGGGTTGTGCTGGAAGAattgcagcttttttttatCCAGATGGCTGAAAAGCCATTTACAGTGACATacactgtaaaagaaaaaagaaaaaccattaGCAGATCCAGATCCCTCAAGAAATGCTGTAATGTGAGCTCACCATCCTGTATCTGTCATGATGTGCAGAAAGCTGGAGAACGTGTTGTCTATTCACAGACCTTCTACTCTCATTTAGTAGTGGCTAAAATGTAGTTCACAATGATGCATCTAATtatagaggaagaggatgagtaATATTTTATCATCTCTTGCAATAATAATACAGTCTGAGGCAAGTTTGAAAAGGGATTTTTaccacaataaaaacagaattatcCAGTCTCTACAATTTGATTATCAGACTGTACCTTAGTGACTGGGAGCAATTGGCTTCCTGGAAGATAGAAAAACACGTTCACTGGCACTCAGTTTACATGATTTGTAGTAAGAGGGCTCGCTGGTACACCTGTacagctgtctgtgtgaggGTGAATGGTGTCCAAAGCTACTTGACCATCCAACATGCATACTGGCACCTTAATGCGAACACATTTTAGTATAGCTTGCTAGcacgctaacatttgctaattatcaCTGAACAAGACCTACAGTCAAGCAAGCCACAAATGTCAACAACATGATGCCGCTAAAGGCAAAGTCAGGGAATCACCAatgtcagtaggattcatcttctgggaACCAGGATGTCTGTAGCAAATGACAATCCACTGAATTATTGTTTTggtattaataaaaaaaacaggcatTGTATCAGAACCAACACTGAAAGCTTTTAAACAATACTCAGCCACATCTGTGATTCGAATTTACCTCATCAATCTATACAATTCCACAACTGATTTTGACTTTCAATGGGGTTTCCTTGAATTCTCAcataattttaacattttaatggaaaataCATTGACTACCAACAAATCCCATATGCAGACCCAAACCAACCATGTGTTAGTGCATCTCTGAATCCTTTCTGACTTCCCTAGAAGCAGAATATGGATTTCTGGCATAACTTAGCCTACCTCCAAGGTGCATAGAGAAGGGAAAAGGACTGAAGATATCAAACTTAGAAATAAACTTgatgaaatactgtatatccTGTCATCTTAATAAAAGGTTCACTattttcctaaaacagctggtcaTTTTGGTTCtggcaaatgttactcaaacaggaacATTTCAAAAGTTGCATGGCTTTGCTGTTGTTAAGTTCTGTATCAATGATTATAAAATGAACAGAACTTTCTTGACATGAAGTCCTCCTCTGTCAACTTCCTATCAATGAAATTATGgattttgttttggctttttatCCTGTTTGAAACTGAGTTGTAGGGAGTTGAATGCTGTGCTTGCTGTGCTTCAGTAATGTCACACTGTATGTTTTGGTAACTCCAAAACATACTTTTGACGATACTGCACATAGAGTGCTGAGGTTAGTTGGCCTCCTTATCAGTGCCATGCTAATTTGGAGTGCTGTACTGTGTAGCTGACTTGTGTGAAGTGTGACATGTGCATATGGTGTCAGCAATTTGAGGCCTTTCTCTGTACAAAGCAGTCTGTCACGTTCGATACTTCATACTACAAACAAGCTACACCTCAAAGCCTGGTAATCAGCTGGAGTAGAGACAGTGGGTGTGTGCCGTGTTCTTACAATGAACCTGTGAAACCTTGCTGCTGgtaatatttgtgtgtttgtcatggcCTGAGGGATTGTGTGTGGGTGTCGTCTTGTTACGTGTAATGTGACGTTGCATGGTGAGGCAAGCCCCActtatcttcctcctcctcttccttctcctcatAGCTGGAGTTTCAGTGTTTGGAGCATTCTTGCGCTCTGAGTTCAGCGAGGAAAATCTGCAGTTCTATATGGCCTGTGAACAGTACAGACACTCATCCAACAACTTCAGTCTGCAGAGGCGGGCGAAGGATATCTCCGCCACCTACATCCAACCAGGTGCCCCCCGAGAGGTACACGCCTGCTTGCATATTCAGTCTAGCTGCATGCATCAAGCAACCTTTTTTCATGAATCAGGAAATGTAATTCAAGTCCTGTCATTTGTCTAcacctttcttttttcccctcaaacactttcagctgtttttcatcaAAGTGTATGTGTCCCTTGTGTGGGTGATTGAACTTAAGCGTCACAACATTGCATCAAGAGCTATTCATGTCGAGCCTTCTTCCTCGAATAGAGTAAGACTAAATATTacagaataaatatattttatgcAAGCGCCTCAATTACAAGACTTGTTAAATTTGAATATATCTTTAACCAGGACAGCATTCTTTAgattgaaaatgtctttttccatAGTGTAGGCAGACAAACAGTAGCTTATCAACTACAGTAACAAGGTGCAGTGGATAACACAAAGCATGATCAGTTAGATTTGTAGAAGATTGTAAGATTTGTCATTCTGTTTCAAAGAGCTGGTTTAAAGCAAGAtgatgtgctctctcctcttggttctggttaattgctgagctgcagagttttgaatgagtgGAAGTCTCTCAGTATTTTTTTCAGGAGGCCAGTAAATAGTGCGTTATGGTGATCGAGTTGGTTTGAAATAAAGTCAGTTGAatcagtttttgtctttgattCATAAATAGTCGTACATTAGCTATGTTTCTAAGGTGGAGAAATGAAGTTTTCATGGTACAAACAAAATTGCTGGCCAAGAAATTTTGGGTTGGCATCTGGGATGGCCACATATGCATATTAGACTAAATACGACTGTAGCAGCAAAACCCGAGTGTACTGAACCAAGCACAAGTGTGCTTTATTAtttatgaattcaacttttcatttgtgagAGAAAGCTTGTGTTATTTTGCTaatgaaaagtgacagtgaCACTTCAAAACTTTCTAATTCAACCCTAATCAGCAGGTAAATGGGCCTTACACACCTTTCCTGCCCTCTGCTTCTGTTATGTCTATACTGTTTCAGCACATACACaagagtgtgtgagcatgcacatACAGACTCTTCCTTTGTCATTTGCAAGCTCTCTCTACCACCTTTCTGTTGGAGACATCTTTCTCAGGACAACCACGtgacatttttaatttccaatgatataaaacagaaagcTAACCTCTGTTCAGTTCCTCCGGTAGAATAATCTGAGGAAAGAATTCAGTTCAGCAGCAAAATTAAGTGTCTCATGTTTCCACTTCTTATTGTCAGGTATTGATAAAAGTATGGGGTTGGTATCTTACTGAAACTCAGGCATTGTACCAGCGAGCGACCAACCAACCAAGTATCAAAACTATTCAAATGCTATGTAGGCCACACTGAGGCACCTTGTATTTTGGTACATCACCTTTTAATACTTCAAACCTCATGAAGTCtcatttttttaagtttctattattattattattattattattattattattattattattattattattattattattattattattatcattattattacagaATGATATATCTTGTAACTGCATGGGTTTTTCTGGATCTCTGGATGATCATACAGACATGCATCTTCTTAATCTATTAGTTTAATGTCAGAAACTAGAGCAGCATTAAAGGAGGCTAACTGGTgttttattacaacttgggtcttatttttACGAAGCCCTCCGAAGGTCATGGTGGGAATTTTTATTTCAGGC
It encodes the following:
- the LOC139346425 gene encoding regulator of G-protein signaling 8 isoform X1, producing the protein MRRFSSEGSLLDLDFLPWKRVALQKPDYEENQESGTYTPHMEEDELDGRSAGPTIQEPRASPGDAGKKALTKEHSVSVENLSELGKQDKNHLGVCVISEGCRAYSDSQLAPAAQGSTESVERDDLPSTSPSSSPSPILFKSQHWHHHKPKLSAAKLHLKSLFGQSPHSSNSNLFSTEQKDSATERRSRLLFMRQWSQMGHGRKRKISREELEKWAGSLNALLASQTGVSVFGAFLRSEFSEENLQFYMACEQYRHSSNNFSLQRRAKDISATYIQPGAPREVNLDSKTRDLTIQLLQAPSHTSLSHAQKRIYSLLDTDCYPRFLQSNIYLSLLREAD
- the LOC139346425 gene encoding uncharacterized protein isoform X2 → MRRFSSEGSLLDLDFLPWKRVALQKPDYEENQESGTYTPHMEEDELDGRSAGPTIQEPRASPGDAGKKALTKEHSVSVENLSELGKQDKNHLGVCVISEGCRAYSDSQLAPAAQGSTESVERDDLPSTSPSSSPSPILFKSQHWHHHKPKLSAAKLHLKSLFGQSPHSSNSNLFSTEQKDSATERRSRLLFMRQWSQMGHGRKRKISREELEKWAGSLNALLASQSEPGQQDEGSDHPAAAGSLSHLSVSRTETHLLPPGHRLLSSLPSVQHLPLLTPRGRLEALC